One segment of [Limnothrix rosea] IAM M-220 DNA contains the following:
- a CDS encoding GAF domain-containing protein: MTQIPIRPNNDPNKNNGMDSASQERRIEETLTLVPVQSLSSSEAKHSALTSKAGALVGELSSLRSNIDMMTDELQSLLANERAAVERAELLNAMTSHIRESLNFEYILSATVADARNALDVDRVLVYIFDENYLAKAAYEAVERRWPSALGSYYMANEMSDQAVKLYQQGRVEAVDDTSNSVQLDSSLLEQLQKLETQASLTTPLLLEGELYGLLVAHQCSNPREWSESEIDFFRQLAVQVGYALDQAQLLEKQRDAAEQAQWLNQISVRIRESLTPDDIFTAAVQEVHSAMKSDRVTICRLGTDGQHQVVAESVERQFPTTMGMALPSPWFDVSYHEGYGRGQLNRVNDIYDLELDDAIVDQLKARAIRASLVAPVIASQRLVGFLVVHQCTMARRWTDGEAELLKKAAGQVGTALDQAFALQQQENAALQAKILNDISSRLGAYDDVEEILDSIVDDAREALKADRVLVFKVDDQLKGMAIAESADPRWKSLIDKSLHDCGLDERYVKQAQRGKTTILNRLSGAGLSEFQLEHLELAQVRSLMIAPITIEKKLFGLIVVHNCHGTRQWQDSENSLLRQISNQVSFALERISLIEQRQMTAERAQRLSDISARLQESFEVSEILAAAVDETRDILKADRAIVYKFDEEWRGLINAESVGQGHLSIMGLKTNEPRVTEKFAKSYLRGKVTAYANIYDAEFQDCHIKEFESHGVKGYMAVGIVANQKLYGLLIAHQCSGPRQWNETETGTLKQIAQQVGYVLEEAFLRQDQEQAKRLDETRLRLQETSEVEAILTVAVEETRDILGSDRAIVYEFDSSWKGLITAESVNAGYPATLGVRTNEPHVTEKFSKSYLKGNVKAVTDIFNSDFADCHINEFSPYGVKGYMAAGIVANQRLYGLLVVHQCSSTRSWTELETETLRQLSEQVGYALDQALLRRAQEQAVTRTKQVNLISFRIRESLDVERIFRTGTEEALKLMKCDRVVVYRFDENWGGNIPYEAVASGWRKLSQDMMADGEVPCFPEDYVEPYRQGRVQVTPDVSQAGLTACHEEQLGKWQVKANVVVPILVNQKLYGLLGAHQCSGTREWEAPLVESFRQVAIQLGYALDQALLLREIEESREQAERASEEQRQQKEQLQGQIENFLEEIENSFEGDLTVRAGVTEGEMGTVADFFNATIENLQKLVEQVQDSTLIVSETAQESEIQIKSLSTESLRQAESVGQALQKITDMTTSIREVATNAQDAQQKVLLANKTLKAGDVAMNRTVQGILAIQQTVEATARKVKNLADASQKISRVLNLIRELANQTNLLALNASVEATRAGEEEQGFAVANEVRTLAEQSANATKEIEEIIEEIQSETNEVIKAMDIGRKRVLIGTKLVKGTRQTLTDLAKVSTSINRVVEQIANSASTQVSISNELNQTMQDVASISNQTSEQSVKVAQSFTKLLGVAEELKQSVSEFKVK, from the coding sequence ATGACCCAGATCCCTATTCGCCCGAACAATGACCCCAACAAAAACAATGGCATGGATTCTGCCTCCCAAGAACGGCGGATTGAGGAAACCTTGACCCTTGTTCCTGTGCAATCCTTGTCTTCCTCCGAGGCCAAACACTCCGCCCTCACATCTAAAGCAGGAGCCTTAGTGGGAGAACTCAGCAGTCTGCGTTCGAATATCGACATGATGACGGACGAGCTCCAGTCACTCCTCGCCAATGAGCGGGCAGCTGTAGAGCGGGCAGAGTTGCTTAATGCCATGACCTCCCACATTCGAGAGTCCTTAAACTTTGAGTACATTCTGAGTGCCACCGTTGCCGATGCCCGCAATGCCCTCGATGTTGATCGGGTTTTAGTCTATATTTTCGACGAGAACTACTTGGCGAAGGCCGCCTATGAGGCCGTTGAACGCCGCTGGCCTAGTGCCCTCGGCTCCTATTACATGGCCAATGAAATGTCGGATCAGGCCGTCAAACTTTACCAACAAGGCCGGGTTGAAGCCGTTGATGATACGAGTAATAGTGTTCAACTGGATAGTTCCCTGTTAGAGCAGCTCCAGAAACTAGAGACCCAAGCAAGCTTAACGACACCATTACTTTTAGAAGGTGAATTGTACGGATTACTGGTTGCCCATCAGTGTTCGAATCCCCGGGAATGGTCAGAATCCGAAATTGATTTTTTCCGGCAATTGGCCGTGCAGGTGGGTTATGCCCTCGACCAAGCCCAACTCTTGGAAAAGCAGCGGGATGCTGCAGAACAGGCCCAGTGGCTCAACCAAATTAGTGTTCGCATTCGAGAATCGTTAACACCGGATGATATTTTCACAGCAGCGGTACAGGAAGTACATAGTGCCATGAAAAGTGATCGGGTGACGATTTGTCGCCTAGGCACCGATGGACAACATCAGGTGGTGGCCGAGTCCGTCGAGCGTCAGTTTCCCACCACAATGGGGATGGCTTTGCCGAGTCCGTGGTTTGATGTGTCCTACCACGAAGGCTATGGGCGAGGCCAACTAAATCGCGTGAATGATATTTACGATTTAGAACTAGATGACGCGATTGTTGATCAATTGAAAGCACGAGCCATTCGAGCAAGTTTGGTTGCCCCTGTGATCGCGAGCCAAAGGCTGGTGGGTTTCTTGGTTGTGCACCAATGTACAATGGCGCGCCGTTGGACCGATGGTGAGGCTGAACTCCTGAAGAAGGCCGCCGGACAAGTTGGTACTGCCCTTGACCAAGCCTTCGCACTACAGCAACAGGAAAATGCGGCGCTCCAAGCAAAAATTCTCAATGACATTTCATCGCGTTTGGGTGCGTATGATGATGTTGAAGAAATCCTCGATAGCATTGTGGATGATGCCCGAGAAGCCCTTAAGGCAGATCGTGTTTTGGTCTTTAAGGTTGATGATCAACTCAAAGGCATGGCGATCGCCGAATCCGCAGACCCCCGTTGGAAGAGCCTAATAGACAAGAGCTTGCATGACTGTGGCCTAGACGAACGCTACGTGAAACAAGCACAAAGAGGCAAAACCACTATCCTTAACCGTTTATCCGGTGCCGGCTTAAGTGAATTTCAGCTAGAACATCTCGAACTCGCTCAAGTGCGCTCCCTCATGATTGCGCCAATCACTATCGAGAAAAAACTCTTTGGTCTCATCGTCGTCCACAACTGTCACGGAACACGCCAGTGGCAAGACTCCGAAAATAGCTTACTACGTCAAATCAGTAACCAAGTCAGCTTTGCCCTAGAGCGAATTAGTCTAATTGAACAACGGCAAATGACCGCAGAGCGTGCCCAACGCCTCAGTGACATTAGTGCTCGCCTCCAAGAATCCTTTGAAGTGAGTGAAATCCTCGCCGCTGCAGTAGATGAAACCCGCGATATCCTCAAGGCAGATCGCGCCATTGTATACAAATTTGACGAAGAATGGCGGGGCTTAATTAATGCCGAATCCGTTGGCCAAGGCCACCTCTCGATCATGGGACTCAAGACCAACGAGCCTCGAGTGACCGAAAAATTCGCAAAGTCATACCTGCGCGGTAAAGTGACCGCCTACGCCAATATCTACGACGCAGAATTCCAAGATTGCCACATCAAGGAATTTGAATCCCACGGCGTGAAAGGCTATATGGCTGTGGGGATTGTGGCGAACCAAAAACTCTATGGTTTGCTCATTGCCCATCAATGTTCCGGGCCACGCCAATGGAATGAAACGGAAACGGGAACCCTCAAACAAATTGCCCAGCAAGTGGGCTATGTCCTAGAAGAAGCCTTCCTACGGCAAGATCAAGAACAGGCAAAACGGTTAGATGAAACCCGCCTGCGTCTCCAGGAAACATCTGAGGTTGAAGCAATCTTAACCGTGGCAGTGGAAGAAACCCGCGATATCCTCGGCAGCGATCGCGCCATTGTGTATGAATTCGACTCCTCGTGGAAAGGCTTGATTACCGCAGAATCAGTCAATGCCGGCTACCCTGCAACCCTTGGTGTACGGACGAACGAACCCCATGTTACAGAAAAATTCTCCAAATCCTATCTCAAGGGCAACGTTAAAGCCGTTACCGATATTTTTAATTCGGACTTTGCAGATTGCCACATCAATGAATTTTCGCCCTATGGCGTGAAAGGCTACATGGCAGCCGGCATTGTGGCGAACCAGAGACTCTACGGTTTGCTCGTAGTCCACCAATGCTCAAGCACAAGATCTTGGACAGAGCTCGAAACCGAAACCCTGCGCCAACTCTCTGAACAAGTAGGTTATGCCCTAGACCAAGCCCTCCTCCGCCGCGCCCAAGAACAGGCGGTCACCCGGACGAAACAGGTGAACTTGATCAGTTTCCGAATTCGTGAATCCTTGGATGTTGAGCGAATTTTCCGGACAGGAACGGAAGAAGCCCTCAAGCTCATGAAGTGTGATCGCGTTGTGGTTTATCGCTTTGATGAAAACTGGGGTGGAAATATTCCCTATGAAGCCGTTGCCTCCGGTTGGCGCAAACTAAGCCAAGACATGATGGCTGATGGTGAAGTGCCCTGTTTCCCCGAGGACTATGTGGAGCCATACCGCCAAGGTCGTGTTCAGGTCACGCCCGATGTGTCCCAAGCGGGTTTGACAGCTTGTCACGAAGAACAGCTCGGCAAGTGGCAGGTGAAGGCAAATGTGGTAGTCCCCATTTTGGTAAACCAAAAGCTGTACGGTTTGCTCGGTGCGCACCAATGTTCCGGAACCCGTGAATGGGAAGCACCGCTGGTGGAGTCTTTCCGACAGGTGGCGATTCAGTTGGGTTATGCCCTAGACCAAGCCCTCCTCCTGCGCGAAATTGAAGAATCGAGGGAGCAAGCTGAGAGAGCTTCCGAAGAACAACGTCAACAAAAAGAACAACTTCAAGGACAGATCGAAAACTTCCTAGAGGAAATCGAAAACTCCTTTGAGGGTGACTTGACCGTCAGAGCAGGGGTAACTGAGGGGGAAATGGGGACGGTTGCTGACTTTTTTAATGCCACCATTGAGAATCTCCAAAAACTGGTGGAACAGGTGCAAGATTCTACGTTGATTGTGTCGGAAACGGCTCAAGAAAGTGAAATTCAAATTAAGAGTCTGTCCACGGAGTCCCTGCGTCAGGCCGAAAGTGTTGGTCAAGCGCTCCAAAAGATTACGGATATGACGACTTCTATTCGTGAGGTCGCAACGAATGCCCAGGATGCCCAACAGAAAGTATTACTCGCGAACAAAACCCTTAAAGCGGGTGATGTGGCGATGAACCGGACTGTACAGGGTATCTTGGCGATTCAACAAACGGTGGAGGCAACTGCCCGTAAGGTAAAGAACTTGGCTGATGCGTCCCAAAAGATTTCCCGCGTGTTGAATTTGATTCGTGAACTGGCGAACCAAACGAACTTGCTTGCCCTTAATGCTTCGGTGGAGGCAACTCGAGCGGGTGAAGAGGAACAGGGCTTTGCGGTAGCGAATGAGGTTCGTACTCTGGCGGAGCAATCGGCGAATGCGACGAAGGAAATTGAGGAAATTATTGAGGAGATCCAATCGGAGACTAATGAGGTAATTAAGGCGATGGACATCGGTCGTAAGCGGGTTCTGATCGGCACAAAGTTGGTGAAAGGGACACGTCAAACGCTGACGGATTTGGCGAAGGTGAGTACGAGTATCAACCGTGTGGTTGAACAGATTGCGAACTCGGCTTCGACTCAGGTGAGTATTTCTAATGAACTCAATCAGACAATGCAGGATGTGGCGAGTATTTCTAATCAAACATCTGAGCAGTCGGTGAAAGTTGCTCAATCTTTTACTAAGCTGCTCGGTGTTGCTGAGGAACTCAAACAGAGTGTGTCTGAGTTTAAGGTTAAGTAG
- a CDS encoding chemotaxis protein CheW, with amino-acid sequence MAPKTSTDPPTTQKQFISFLLTQKVWGMVQTSQLTETINLELGKIVQIPDLPPAVVGVCGWRGEVLWLVDLSYALGLAPLLSADYQSDKCNVLKVTVNQQSFGILVAEVRQLMRCDPQDIQTGLPVPFKAEVAPLIAGHLTTTGNIQVTSFNLEALLETLRSPT; translated from the coding sequence ATGGCTCCAAAGACTTCTACAGATCCGCCGACTACCCAGAAACAATTTATCAGCTTCCTCCTGACCCAGAAGGTGTGGGGCATGGTTCAAACGAGCCAGCTGACTGAAACCATTAATTTAGAGCTCGGCAAAATTGTTCAGATCCCCGATCTTCCCCCAGCCGTAGTCGGTGTTTGCGGTTGGCGTGGTGAGGTACTCTGGCTCGTTGACTTGTCCTATGCCCTCGGCTTAGCGCCCCTCCTGAGTGCGGATTATCAGTCTGATAAGTGCAATGTGCTCAAGGTCACTGTCAATCAACAAAGCTTTGGTATTCTCGTCGCAGAAGTGCGACAACTGATGCGTTGCGATCCCCAAGATATTCAAACCGGATTACCCGTCCCTTTCAAAGCAGAGGTCGCCCCTTTGATTGCTGGTCACCTGACAACGACCGGGAATATTCAAGTAACAAGTTTCAATTTAGAAGCCCTACTCGAAACCCTGCGATCGCCAACCTAA
- a CDS encoding response regulator transcription factor, translating to MATLLLVEDSPTEAQIITSCLEGAGFTLLKVTTAEAAKAILSQKPVDGIVLDVVLPGQSGFGLCRELKKDPKTEKIPIVMCSSKSEKMDKKWAAKQGADDYVTKPIDQDELVAAVRRWVR from the coding sequence ATGGCAACATTATTGCTCGTTGAAGACAGTCCGACTGAAGCACAAATTATTACATCCTGTCTTGAAGGAGCTGGGTTTACGCTACTGAAGGTGACTACTGCAGAAGCAGCGAAGGCGATTTTAAGCCAAAAACCAGTAGATGGCATTGTCTTGGATGTGGTGTTGCCCGGTCAAAGTGGCTTTGGCCTATGTCGCGAACTCAAAAAGGATCCGAAGACAGAAAAAATTCCGATTGTGATGTGTTCTAGTAAATCTGAAAAAATGGACAAAAAATGGGCAGCAAAGCAGGGGGCTGATGACTATGTGACAAAACCCATTGACCAAGACGAGCTAGTGGCTGCTGTACGTAGATGGGTTCGTTAA
- a CDS encoding response regulator: MSDKALKNDMTANTLKLIAEQLNVLCQKRATGELVVGSSQTKGRIYLLSGRLLYAKAGQHETRRWNRITQRLMPQWIPNPSDLQDAHMWEYQLLYQGITNKQISVVQAKAIIRAIAQEVFFDLGCYGNATVEWQEDARNPTEMALSLSLSYLEVEPDISKVMALQRQWQVAGLRNLNPTLAPVLKSGIDPAALGVFGKYLNGKYTLWDISVRLGKSVTNVTKALIPLLKKRIVQLKKVADLPHPFANRSVDASGSGGSRKAGSKGKGREGLIACIDDSPVILQTLKKILEGAGYQTLAINEPMRGVAKLIENQPDIIILDLVMPNASGYSVCKFLRQTSVFEKTPIIVLTSRDTLIDRNRAKLVGASDFLGKPPDPEKTIALIEKYLEEIAEQGQTGEASLSAEVSSSAL, translated from the coding sequence ATGAGCGATAAAGCTCTAAAAAATGATATGACAGCTAACACCCTAAAATTGATTGCTGAACAACTGAATGTTCTTTGTCAAAAACGGGCAACGGGGGAGTTGGTCGTGGGTAGTAGTCAGACAAAGGGGCGGATTTATTTGCTGTCTGGCCGTTTACTCTACGCAAAAGCTGGACAACATGAGACACGCCGTTGGAATCGTATTACGCAGCGATTGATGCCCCAGTGGATTCCAAATCCTAGCGATCTCCAAGATGCTCACATGTGGGAGTATCAGCTGTTGTATCAGGGCATCACAAATAAACAGATTTCGGTAGTGCAGGCTAAGGCAATTATTCGGGCGATCGCCCAAGAAGTATTTTTTGATTTAGGTTGTTATGGCAACGCGACGGTCGAGTGGCAGGAAGATGCACGCAACCCAACAGAAATGGCTTTGAGTCTTTCTTTGTCCTATTTAGAAGTGGAGCCAGATATCTCGAAGGTGATGGCTCTCCAACGCCAGTGGCAAGTGGCTGGTTTGAGGAATTTAAATCCGACCCTTGCCCCAGTCCTAAAATCGGGGATTGACCCGGCAGCCTTGGGAGTATTCGGGAAGTACCTCAATGGAAAATATACCCTCTGGGATATTTCTGTGCGACTGGGCAAATCCGTCACCAATGTCACAAAGGCTTTAATACCCCTGCTGAAAAAGCGCATTGTCCAACTGAAAAAAGTTGCTGATTTACCCCACCCCTTTGCCAATAGGAGTGTTGATGCTTCTGGGTCTGGAGGTTCCCGTAAGGCGGGTAGTAAAGGTAAAGGACGTGAAGGTCTGATTGCTTGTATTGATGATAGTCCCGTCATTCTTCAAACATTAAAAAAGATTTTAGAAGGTGCAGGTTACCAAACATTAGCTATTAATGAACCGATGCGGGGGGTTGCCAAGCTCATTGAAAACCAGCCGGATATTATTATCCTTGATTTGGTGATGCCCAATGCCAGTGGTTATAGCGTTTGTAAGTTTTTGCGACAAACATCGGTCTTTGAGAAAACGCCCATTATTGTCTTGACGAGTCGCGATACTCTCATTGATCGTAATCGTGCCAAGTTAGTGGGTGCGTCTGATTTTCTGGGTAAACCCCCAGATCCAGAAAAAACGATTGCTCTGATTGAAAAATATTTGGAGGAAATAGCTGAGCAAGGGCAAACAGGTGAGGCGAGTCTTAGTGCTGAGGTTTCTAGTTCTGCTTTGTGA
- a CDS encoding uracil-DNA glycosylase family protein, giving the protein MADIASLIHQIRVEAEREEFPIDIPVYKAAKLEPTQPILYGGNLQSQLCFFGRDLGRDEVHGRQPLYGAAGTLVRQGFYYGMHGKKIQDKQELAKVCERVLLTNTVPYKPPGNKAYSVAVKKRFRPFIEKLLVLHWQGNQIITLGTEAFKWFDPYGRRGEVNGFFRQDDRFETSLEVTLKAIDDQGLEHQKVVALSPLPHPSPLNQRYYAKFPQMLQRRLGAIAF; this is encoded by the coding sequence ATGGCAGATATTGCGTCACTGATTCATCAAATCCGTGTCGAAGCAGAGCGGGAAGAGTTTCCCATTGATATTCCGGTGTATAAAGCGGCAAAATTAGAACCGACTCAGCCGATTTTGTACGGAGGGAATCTACAAAGTCAATTGTGCTTTTTCGGGCGGGATCTGGGTCGTGATGAGGTGCATGGACGCCAACCCTTATATGGTGCTGCGGGGACATTGGTGCGTCAGGGTTTTTATTACGGTATGCATGGCAAAAAAATTCAAGATAAGCAGGAGCTAGCTAAGGTTTGTGAGCGGGTTTTGCTAACGAATACAGTGCCCTACAAGCCACCGGGAAATAAGGCTTATTCTGTGGCGGTTAAAAAGCGATTTCGACCGTTTATCGAAAAGTTGTTGGTACTGCATTGGCAAGGGAATCAAATTATCACCTTGGGTACAGAGGCGTTTAAGTGGTTTGATCCCTACGGACGTCGGGGGGAGGTGAATGGCTTTTTTCGACAGGACGACCGCTTTGAAACTTCCCTTGAGGTGACGTTAAAGGCAATAGATGATCAAGGTCTCGAACATCAAAAGGTCGTAGCATTGTCTCCTCTGCCCCACCCTTCTCCATTGAATCAGCGCTATTACGCAAAGTTTCCCCAAATGTTACAAAGGCGCCTTGGGGCGATCGCCTTTTAG
- a CDS encoding FAD-dependent oxidoreductase, with amino-acid sequence MGQVQKILTQVKGEPLKGLQFADQRWTQWRQGQIPCPTIVRTSQDNCQGYDCDVVVCGGTLGIMLAAALQRQGWQVVLLEKGILQGRDQEWNISRSELNTLTELELLTPTELQEVIFTEYNPARVQFLKGEPLWVENILNIGVSPKALLAKLKEKFLTWGGKVFEHNACTEIEVCDGGAIAKTDKLTLRTRLILDGMGHFSPIAQQARQGRKPDGICLVVGSCAKGFEHNKTGDLIYSFTPIRNQCQYFWEAFPAKDGRTTYLFTYLDAHPDRFSLEFLLDEYLKLLPEYQQTELTALDFQRFLFGFFPSYRQSPVRYPWDRIVPIGDSSGAQSPVSFGGFGSMLRHLKRLSAGLNDVLQQDCCDRRSLRQLQPYQPNLSVTWLFQKAMSVGVKQRCNPDEINDLMNAVFAVMADLGDDVLYPFLQDVVQFQGLAKTLPRVNFPTVLPLLPKLGVGALADWLRHYLSLGLYSSGYHLSKKMPPATDFQMKRWREALKYGSGNDFERETETT; translated from the coding sequence GTGGGACAGGTTCAAAAGATTCTCACTCAGGTCAAGGGAGAACCCCTAAAGGGTCTACAATTTGCGGATCAACGTTGGACTCAGTGGCGACAGGGACAAATTCCATGCCCAACGATTGTCCGAACGAGCCAAGACAACTGTCAGGGTTATGACTGCGACGTAGTGGTCTGTGGTGGAACTCTCGGCATCATGTTAGCCGCGGCGCTCCAACGCCAAGGTTGGCAGGTTGTGCTGCTAGAAAAAGGTATTTTGCAGGGGCGGGATCAGGAATGGAATATTTCTCGCTCTGAGCTAAATACACTAACAGAACTGGAATTATTGACACCCACTGAATTACAGGAAGTGATTTTCACAGAATATAATCCGGCGCGGGTACAGTTTCTCAAGGGTGAGCCGCTGTGGGTGGAGAATATCCTCAATATTGGTGTCAGTCCCAAAGCGTTGTTAGCCAAGCTCAAGGAAAAGTTTTTAACTTGGGGCGGCAAAGTGTTTGAACATAATGCCTGTACAGAAATAGAGGTATGTGACGGTGGGGCGATCGCCAAAACCGACAAACTCACCCTCAGAACGCGTCTCATTCTCGACGGTATGGGACACTTTTCTCCCATTGCCCAGCAAGCACGCCAAGGCCGAAAGCCCGACGGTATTTGCCTAGTGGTGGGCAGTTGTGCCAAGGGCTTTGAGCACAATAAAACAGGCGATCTCATTTATTCCTTCACACCCATCCGTAACCAATGCCAATATTTCTGGGAAGCATTTCCCGCAAAAGATGGACGCACCACCTATCTGTTTACCTATCTCGATGCCCATCCCGATCGCTTTAGTCTCGAATTTTTACTAGACGAATATCTCAAGCTGTTGCCAGAATATCAGCAAACCGAATTAACAGCCCTTGATTTTCAACGGTTTTTATTTGGCTTTTTTCCCAGCTATCGCCAGAGTCCCGTGCGTTATCCCTGGGATCGTATCGTGCCCATTGGTGATAGTAGCGGCGCGCAATCACCCGTAAGTTTTGGCGGGTTTGGCTCGATGTTACGCCACCTAAAACGTCTAAGTGCAGGTCTTAATGATGTCCTGCAACAAGATTGCTGCGATCGCCGCTCCCTTCGTCAGCTCCAACCCTACCAACCAAATTTATCAGTGACATGGCTCTTCCAAAAAGCGATGAGCGTCGGAGTGAAACAGCGGTGCAATCCCGACGAAATTAATGATTTAATGAATGCCGTCTTTGCAGTAATGGCCGATCTCGGTGACGATGTGCTCTATCCCTTTTTGCAAGATGTAGTGCAGTTCCAAGGATTAGCGAAAACTCTGCCACGCGTTAACTTCCCAACAGTGTTGCCCCTATTACCAAAACTAGGAGTGGGTGCATTAGCCGACTGGTTACGCCACTATCTTTCCCTCGGTTTGTATAGCTCTGGCTACCATCTCAGCAAAAAGATGCCCCCCGCCACAGACTTTCAAATGAAGCGATGGCGAGAGGCTCTTAAATACGGTTCCGGCAATGATTTTGAGCGGGAGACAGAAACGACCTAA